A genomic stretch from Dyella sp. M7H15-1 includes:
- the clpA gene encoding ATP-dependent Clp protease ATP-binding subunit ClpA, translating to MFSKDLEVTIGQCYKQAREQRHEFMTVEHLLLALTENHSALGALRACGADLPRLTHELEKIIAETVPVLPHGDERDTQPTLGFQRVLQRAVYHVQSSGRKEVTGANVLVAIFGEKDSHAVYFLHQQEITRLDVVNYISHGIAKIGDEPSSGMSNADRDAEEGGEGKGNPLSEYASNLNELALEGKIDPLIGRQDEIERTIQVLCRRRKNNPLYVGEAGVGKTALAEGLAKRIVDGEVPEVLESATIWALDLGALVAGTKYRGDFEKRLKAVIGQLKKQPGAILFIDEIHTIIGAGSASGGTMDASNLIKPMLASGELRCIGSTTFQEFRGIFEKDRALARRFQKIDVVEPSVADSFEILKGLKSRFEEHHSVTYTIEALKAAVDLSVKHIPDRLLPDKAIDVIDEAGARQRLLPVDQRTGKVDVPEVEYIVAKMARIPAKQVSASDRDVLRNLERNLKMVVFGQDPAIEALAASIKMARSGLADPSKPIGCFLLAGPTGVGKTEVTKQLAMQLGIEMIRFDMSEYMEAHSVSRLVGAPPGYIGFDQGGLLTEAVTKHPHAVLLLDEIEKAHPDVFNILLQVMDRGVLTDTNGREANFKNVIVVMTTNAGAQQASRRGIGFVKQNHSMDAMEVIRRSFTPEFRNRLDAIIQFNALDFDHILRVVDKFLIELESQLSEKHVSLDVDADARHWLAEHGFDPQMGARPMARVIQEKVKRVLADELLFGKLAEGGKVMLSVCEGELHVETETAEPVPATVS from the coding sequence ATGTTCAGCAAGGATCTCGAAGTTACCATCGGCCAGTGCTACAAGCAGGCCCGCGAGCAACGCCATGAGTTCATGACGGTCGAGCACCTGTTGCTCGCCCTCACCGAGAACCATTCGGCGCTAGGCGCCCTGCGAGCCTGCGGCGCGGATCTTCCGCGACTCACCCATGAGCTGGAAAAAATCATCGCTGAAACCGTACCGGTGCTGCCGCACGGCGATGAGCGCGATACCCAGCCTACCCTCGGATTCCAGCGCGTGCTGCAACGCGCGGTCTATCACGTACAGTCTTCCGGCCGCAAGGAGGTCACTGGCGCCAACGTGCTGGTGGCGATCTTCGGCGAGAAAGATTCGCACGCCGTGTATTTCCTGCACCAGCAGGAAATCACTCGCCTGGACGTGGTCAACTACATTTCCCACGGCATCGCCAAGATCGGCGACGAACCGTCCTCCGGCATGTCCAATGCCGACCGTGATGCCGAGGAAGGTGGTGAGGGCAAGGGTAATCCGCTCAGCGAATACGCTTCCAACCTCAACGAGCTGGCGTTGGAAGGCAAGATCGATCCGCTGATCGGTCGGCAGGACGAAATCGAGCGCACTATCCAGGTGTTGTGCCGCCGCCGCAAGAACAACCCGCTCTATGTCGGCGAGGCCGGCGTGGGCAAGACGGCGTTGGCCGAAGGTCTGGCCAAGCGCATCGTCGATGGCGAAGTGCCGGAGGTGTTGGAAAGTGCCACCATCTGGGCGCTGGACCTCGGCGCGCTGGTGGCCGGCACCAAGTACCGTGGTGATTTCGAGAAGCGCCTCAAGGCGGTGATCGGCCAGCTCAAGAAGCAACCGGGTGCGATCCTCTTCATCGACGAAATCCACACCATCATCGGTGCGGGTTCCGCCTCGGGCGGCACGATGGATGCTAGCAACCTGATCAAACCGATGCTGGCGTCGGGCGAACTGCGCTGCATCGGCTCGACTACTTTCCAGGAATTCCGCGGCATCTTCGAAAAGGACCGCGCGCTGGCCCGCCGTTTCCAGAAGATCGACGTGGTCGAGCCTAGCGTGGCCGACAGCTTCGAGATTCTCAAGGGTCTGAAGTCGCGCTTCGAGGAGCACCACAGCGTTACCTATACCATTGAGGCCCTCAAGGCGGCGGTGGACTTGTCCGTGAAGCACATTCCGGATCGCCTGTTGCCGGACAAGGCGATCGACGTGATCGACGAGGCCGGTGCGCGTCAGCGCTTGCTGCCGGTCGATCAGCGCACGGGCAAAGTCGATGTGCCGGAGGTGGAATACATCGTCGCCAAGATGGCGCGCATCCCGGCCAAGCAGGTGTCGGCCTCGGATCGCGATGTGCTGCGAAACCTGGAGCGCAATCTCAAGATGGTGGTGTTTGGCCAGGATCCGGCGATCGAGGCGCTGGCCGCCTCGATCAAGATGGCCCGTTCGGGTTTGGCCGATCCATCCAAGCCGATCGGCTGCTTCCTGCTCGCCGGCCCTACCGGCGTGGGCAAGACCGAGGTCACCAAGCAGTTGGCGATGCAGTTGGGCATCGAGATGATCCGCTTCGACATGTCCGAGTACATGGAAGCGCACTCCGTCTCACGCTTGGTCGGCGCACCTCCGGGCTATATCGGCTTCGATCAGGGCGGTCTGCTCACTGAGGCGGTCACCAAGCATCCGCATGCGGTGCTGTTGTTGGATGAAATCGAGAAGGCCCATCCGGATGTGTTCAACATCCTGCTGCAGGTGATGGACCGCGGTGTGCTCACCGACACCAACGGCCGTGAAGCCAACTTCAAGAACGTGATTGTGGTGATGACCACCAACGCCGGTGCACAGCAGGCCTCACGTCGTGGCATCGGCTTTGTGAAGCAGAACCATTCGATGGACGCGATGGAAGTGATCCGCCGTTCCTTCACCCCGGAGTTCCGCAATCGCCTGGACGCGATCATCCAGTTCAACGCACTGGACTTCGACCACATCCTGCGCGTGGTCGACAAGTTCCTGATCGAACTGGAATCGCAGCTCAGCGAAAAGCACGTCAGTCTGGATGTCGACGCCGATGCCCGCCACTGGCTGGCCGAGCACGGTTTCGACCCGCAGATGGGCGCACGTCCGATGGCTCGCGTGATCCAGGAGAAGGTCAAGCGCGTGCTGGCCGACGAGCTGCTGTTTGGCAAGTTGGCCGAGGGGGGCAAGGTGATGTTGAGCGTGTGCGAGGGCGAGCTGCAC
- the clpS gene encoding ATP-dependent Clp protease adapter ClpS, with protein MANEPEQEQHSGGHGLAVEVSKPEVARPPLFQVLLLNDDFTPMDFVVEVLRSFFGMDQEKAVQIMLHVHTRGKGVCGVFTREVAETKVTQVNEYSRANQHPLLCTMEKV; from the coding sequence ATGGCGAACGAACCCGAACAAGAACAACACAGCGGTGGACATGGTCTTGCCGTTGAAGTATCCAAGCCTGAAGTGGCGCGTCCCCCGCTGTTTCAGGTGTTGCTGTTGAACGACGATTTCACACCGATGGATTTTGTAGTCGAGGTATTGCGCAGTTTCTTTGGGATGGATCAAGAGAAGGCCGTACAGATCATGTTGCACGTACATACACGTGGTAAGGGCGTGTGTGGGGTGTTTACCCGCGAGGTGGCTGAAACCAAGGTCACGCAGGTGAATGAGTATTCACGTGCTAACCAGCATCCTCTGCTATGCACGATGGAAAAGGTTTGA
- the mnmA gene encoding tRNA 2-thiouridine(34) synthase MnmA — protein MKVMLGVSGGVDSSVAGLLLQQAGYQVEGLFMQNWEEDDRSGPCTTDTDRKDAVAVCGRLGIPFHARNFAAAYWDGVFEHFLAEYRAGRTPNPDVLCNREIKFKTFLDEARALGADKIATGHYARVDCLDGRYRLLRAVDANKDQTYFLHALGQQQLATTLFPIGEIEKSRVREMARKAALPTYAKKDSTGICFIGERDFRQFLTQYIPARPGHMRTPDGDLIGEHQGVMYYTLGQRNGLGIGGRQNASGKPWYVVGKDVANNVLFVAQGGENQWLHSQRLVAESPAWVAGAPPAQAFRCTAKTRYRQHDQHCVVSVHHDHVEVRFNDPQRAVTPGQSVVFYAGEECLGGAVIGATDAAYGGLQKDDMTRETQRV, from the coding sequence ATGAAAGTAATGCTGGGGGTCTCCGGTGGCGTCGATTCGTCAGTCGCCGGACTGCTGCTGCAACAGGCCGGCTATCAGGTCGAGGGCTTGTTCATGCAGAACTGGGAGGAAGATGACCGCAGCGGTCCCTGCACCACCGACACCGACCGCAAGGACGCCGTAGCCGTGTGCGGGCGGCTGGGCATCCCCTTCCATGCTCGGAATTTCGCCGCCGCGTACTGGGATGGTGTGTTCGAGCACTTCCTGGCCGAGTATCGGGCAGGGCGCACCCCCAACCCGGATGTACTCTGCAACCGCGAGATCAAGTTCAAGACGTTCCTGGACGAGGCCCGCGCACTGGGTGCGGACAAGATCGCTACCGGCCACTATGCCCGGGTTGACTGTCTAGACGGTCGCTACAGACTGTTACGCGCCGTCGACGCCAACAAGGATCAGACCTACTTCCTGCACGCTTTGGGGCAACAGCAACTTGCCACCACCCTGTTTCCGATAGGCGAGATCGAAAAATCCCGGGTCCGTGAGATGGCACGCAAGGCTGCCCTGCCTACCTATGCCAAGAAGGATTCCACCGGCATCTGCTTTATCGGGGAGCGCGATTTTCGTCAGTTTCTGACCCAATACATCCCTGCCCGCCCGGGTCACATGCGCACCCCCGACGGCGATCTCATCGGTGAGCATCAGGGCGTGATGTACTACACCTTAGGGCAGCGTAACGGGCTGGGTATCGGCGGCCGTCAAAATGCCAGCGGCAAACCCTGGTACGTAGTCGGCAAGGACGTCGCCAACAACGTGCTGTTCGTGGCCCAGGGGGGCGAGAATCAATGGCTGCATTCACAGCGACTGGTTGCTGAATCCCCCGCCTGGGTAGCCGGTGCTCCTCCCGCGCAGGCATTTCGCTGTACTGCAAAAACCCGCTATCGCCAACACGATCAGCATTGCGTGGTATCCGTACATCATGATCACGTAGAAGTACGTTTCAATGACCCGCAGCGCGCCGTGACGCCTGGCCAGTCGGTGGTGTTCTACGCCGGCGAGGAATGTTTAGGCGGTGCCGTGATCGGTGCGACCGATGCCGCCTATGGCGGCCTGCAAAAAGACGACATGACAAGAGAGACGCAGCGTGTTTGA
- the hflD gene encoding high frequency lysogenization protein HflD, with the protein MNEERVLALAGLFQASALAHQLANEGRCDDLALDASLASVFRIDAPSVIGVYGNVSGLRVGLHTLIAQLDESSRDIAVTRMVVTVMRLERSLAHHKNLLDPLQQGIVSAKRQVEHFGLNSPQVFSRLAELYAGTLSTLRPRVMVTGNPQWLQQPAMVERVRASLLAAVRSAVLWRQIGGRQWQLLFHRRQCSMLARGLLTGTTLDNR; encoded by the coding sequence ATCAATGAGGAACGAGTGCTGGCCCTGGCCGGTTTGTTTCAGGCGTCGGCGCTTGCCCATCAACTGGCGAATGAAGGCCGCTGCGACGACCTGGCGCTAGATGCCAGTCTGGCCAGCGTGTTTCGCATCGACGCACCATCAGTAATCGGTGTGTACGGCAACGTTTCCGGGCTGCGCGTCGGGCTACATACTCTGATCGCGCAACTGGATGAAAGCAGCCGCGACATAGCGGTGACCCGCATGGTGGTGACAGTGATGCGACTCGAACGCAGCCTTGCCCATCACAAGAATCTACTTGACCCATTGCAGCAAGGCATCGTCTCGGCCAAGCGACAGGTCGAGCACTTCGGGCTCAATTCGCCGCAGGTTTTCAGCCGACTGGCCGAGCTTTATGCCGGCACACTTTCCACCTTGCGACCGCGCGTGATGGTAACCGGCAATCCGCAATGGTTGCAGCAACCAGCCATGGTGGAACGCGTGCGCGCAAGCTTGCTTGCCGCAGTGCGATCTGCAGTGCTGTGGCGGCAGATAGGGGGGCGACAGTGGCAACTGTTGTTTCATCGGCGGCAGTGCAGCATGCTGGCGCGCGGGTTGTTGACGGGTACAACCCTGGACAATCGCTAA
- a CDS encoding LysR family transcriptional regulator: protein MISTHLSAVSLRDLILVQAVHRHGSFNSAARTMHISASGLSHQVQKVEQALGTPLFERGGRRVVSTAGGQRLLEQIDAVILAAEHLQQTARAGETAFGGELRLGVLATLGPYLLPHLITPFPQHFPGTRLSLSEGKPRGLLRRLHEGELDAVLAPPASAVSGITMQPLFFEPWEVLLRADHPLAGKRTVSLDQLEASEAILMAESHADGKGYVQDVSLESLAALVTLRGGHALMPALAHDRLASMPNIVVAKIKGQSLQGREIALYWREASPWISDLQVFAGLLRKLAKQRSSLKLIEGDGCMEGTCD from the coding sequence ATGATCTCTACACATCTATCCGCAGTTTCATTACGCGACCTGATCCTGGTGCAGGCCGTGCATCGCCATGGCAGCTTCAATAGTGCCGCGCGCACGATGCACATCAGCGCTTCTGGTCTGTCGCATCAGGTGCAGAAAGTGGAGCAGGCGCTGGGGACGCCGCTATTCGAGCGTGGTGGTCGGCGCGTGGTGTCGACGGCAGGTGGACAACGTCTGCTGGAACAGATCGATGCGGTGATCTTGGCTGCCGAGCATTTGCAGCAGACTGCGCGCGCCGGCGAGACCGCATTCGGCGGAGAGTTGCGTCTGGGCGTGCTGGCAACGCTGGGGCCGTATCTGCTTCCGCACTTGATCACGCCGTTTCCGCAGCATTTTCCAGGTACGCGGCTCAGCCTTTCGGAAGGCAAGCCGCGCGGATTGTTGCGTCGCCTGCATGAAGGGGAACTCGACGCCGTGTTGGCACCGCCGGCTTCCGCTGTCAGTGGCATTACCATGCAACCGCTTTTCTTCGAACCGTGGGAGGTGTTGTTGCGTGCCGATCATCCGCTGGCGGGCAAGCGCACGGTTTCACTCGATCAACTGGAAGCCAGCGAAGCGATCCTGATGGCGGAAAGCCACGCTGATGGCAAAGGCTATGTGCAGGATGTGAGCCTGGAGAGTCTGGCCGCGTTGGTTACTCTGCGCGGCGGTCACGCGTTGATGCCGGCGCTTGCGCATGATCGCCTGGCATCGATGCCGAATATCGTGGTGGCCAAGATCAAAGGCCAGTCATTGCAGGGGCGTGAAATCGCGCTGTACTGGCGTGAAGCGTCGCCATGGATCAGTGATCTGCAGGTCTTCGCCGGCTTGCTGCGCAAATTGGCGAAACAGCGCTCGAGTCTCAAGCTGATCGAGGGTGACGGATGCATGGAAGGGACGTGTGATTAG
- a CDS encoding bifunctional aconitate hydratase 2/2-methylisocitrate dehydratase: MLTAYRQQLAERAALGIPALPLSAQQTADLIELLKNPSVGEESALERNFLVDLIANRVPAGVDDAAKVKASYLAAVAFGTEACALISREKATELLGTMLGGYNIHPLIQLLDDAQVGGIAAKVLKNTLLMFDAFHDVKEKADKGNANAKVVLQSWADAEWFTSRPAVPESMTITVFKVPGETNTDDLSPAPDATTRPDIPLHALAMLKNKRDGAPFQSEEDGKRGPIQLIQDLKQKGHLVAYVGDVVGTGSSRKSATNSVLWWTGEDIPFIPNKRFGGVCLGSKIAPIFYNTMEDAGALPIELDVSKMEMGDVVELRPYEGKALKNGQVIAEFQVKSDVLFDEVRAGGRIPLIIGRGLTARAREALGLPPSNLFRLPQNPADTGKGYTLAQKMVGRACGLAEGQGVRPGTYCEPKMTSVGSQDTTGPMTRDELKDLACLGFSADLVMQSFCHTAAYPKPVDVKTHHELPAFISTRGGISLRPGDGVIHSWLNRMLLPDTVGTGGDSHTRFPIGISFPAGSGLVAFAAATGVMPLDMPESVLVRFKGELQPGVTLRDLVNAIPLYAIKQGLLTVAKQGKKNIFSGRILEIEGLPNLKVEQAFELSDASAERSAAGCTVKLNQEPIIEYLNSNITLLKVMIAQGYQDARSLQRRIKTMEAWLANPQLLEGDNDADYAAVIEIDLADVHEPIVACPNDPDDVKTLSDVAGAKIDEVFIGSCMTNIGHFRAASKLLEGKRDIPTRLWVAPPTKMDQQQLTEEGHYGVLGTAGARMEMPGCSLCMGNQAQVREGATVMSTSTRNFPNRLGKNTNVYLGSAELAAICSRLGRIPSKQEYMADIGVINANGDKIYRYMNFDQIADFKQVADTVEA, from the coding sequence ATGCTCACTGCCTATCGTCAACAACTCGCCGAGCGCGCTGCGCTGGGTATTCCCGCGCTGCCACTGTCGGCCCAGCAGACCGCCGACCTGATCGAGCTGCTGAAGAACCCGTCTGTTGGCGAAGAGTCTGCTCTTGAAAGGAATTTTCTGGTCGATCTGATCGCCAACCGCGTGCCGGCTGGTGTGGACGACGCAGCCAAGGTCAAGGCGTCTTATCTCGCCGCCGTGGCGTTCGGCACTGAAGCGTGCGCGCTGATTAGCCGCGAGAAGGCGACGGAGCTGCTGGGCACCATGCTGGGCGGCTACAACATCCATCCGCTGATCCAGTTGCTGGATGATGCACAAGTGGGTGGCATTGCCGCCAAGGTGCTGAAGAACACCTTGCTGATGTTCGATGCCTTCCACGACGTCAAGGAAAAAGCCGACAAGGGCAACGCCAACGCCAAGGTGGTGCTGCAAAGCTGGGCTGACGCCGAATGGTTCACCAGCCGTCCTGCCGTGCCCGAGAGCATGACCATCACCGTGTTCAAGGTGCCGGGCGAAACCAATACCGACGACCTGTCACCGGCACCTGATGCCACCACGCGTCCGGATATCCCGTTGCATGCGCTGGCCATGCTGAAGAACAAGCGCGACGGTGCGCCGTTCCAGTCGGAAGAAGACGGCAAGCGCGGTCCGATCCAGCTGATCCAGGATCTGAAGCAAAAGGGTCATCTGGTTGCCTACGTCGGCGACGTGGTCGGCACCGGTTCCAGCCGCAAGTCCGCCACCAACTCGGTGCTGTGGTGGACCGGCGAAGATATTCCCTTCATCCCCAACAAGCGCTTCGGCGGTGTGTGCCTGGGCAGCAAGATCGCGCCGATCTTCTACAACACAATGGAAGACGCCGGCGCGCTGCCGATCGAACTCGACGTCTCCAAGATGGAGATGGGCGATGTGGTCGAACTGCGCCCGTATGAAGGCAAGGCGTTGAAAAACGGTCAAGTGATCGCCGAATTCCAGGTGAAGTCCGACGTGCTGTTCGACGAAGTACGTGCCGGTGGCCGCATTCCGCTGATCATCGGCCGCGGTCTCACCGCCAGGGCACGCGAAGCGCTGGGCCTGCCGCCGTCCAACCTGTTCCGCCTGCCGCAGAACCCGGCCGATACCGGCAAGGGTTATACGCTGGCGCAGAAAATGGTCGGCCGCGCCTGCGGTCTGGCGGAAGGCCAGGGCGTGCGCCCGGGCACGTATTGCGAGCCGAAGATGACCTCGGTCGGTTCGCAGGACACCACCGGCCCAATGACTCGCGATGAGCTGAAAGACCTGGCCTGCCTGGGCTTCTCGGCCGATCTCGTGATGCAGTCGTTCTGCCACACCGCCGCTTATCCCAAGCCGGTGGACGTGAAGACCCATCACGAACTGCCCGCCTTTATTTCCACGCGTGGCGGTATCAGCCTGCGTCCGGGCGACGGCGTGATCCACTCCTGGCTCAACCGCATGCTGCTGCCCGACACCGTCGGCACCGGCGGTGACAGCCACACGCGCTTCCCGATCGGCATTTCCTTCCCGGCCGGTTCCGGCCTGGTCGCCTTCGCGGCAGCCACCGGCGTGATGCCGCTGGATATGCCCGAATCCGTGCTGGTGCGCTTCAAGGGCGAACTGCAGCCGGGCGTGACGCTGCGCGATCTGGTCAATGCGATTCCGCTGTACGCGATCAAGCAGGGCTTGCTCACGGTGGCCAAGCAGGGCAAGAAAAACATTTTCTCCGGCCGCATCCTGGAAATCGAAGGTCTGCCGAATTTGAAGGTGGAGCAGGCATTCGAGCTTTCCGATGCCTCCGCCGAACGTTCCGCTGCCGGCTGCACGGTCAAGCTCAACCAGGAACCGATCATTGAATACTTGAACAGCAACATCACGTTGCTGAAAGTCATGATTGCGCAAGGCTATCAGGATGCACGCAGCCTGCAACGCCGCATCAAGACGATGGAAGCGTGGTTGGCCAATCCGCAATTGCTTGAAGGCGATAACGATGCCGATTACGCTGCCGTGATCGAGATCGATCTGGCCGACGTGCACGAGCCGATCGTGGCCTGTCCAAACGACCCGGACGACGTGAAAACGCTGTCCGACGTGGCCGGCGCCAAGATCGACGAAGTGTTCATCGGTTCGTGCATGACCAACATTGGCCACTTCCGCGCGGCATCCAAACTGCTGGAAGGCAAGCGCGATATCCCGACCCGCCTGTGGGTCGCGCCGCCGACCAAGATGGATCAGCAGCAGCTCACCGAGGAAGGTCACTACGGCGTACTCGGTACGGCCGGTGCGCGCATGGAAATGCCGGGCTGCTCGCTATGCATGGGCAACCAGGCGCAGGTACGCGAAGGCGCAACGGTGATGTCCACCAGCACCCGCAACTTCCCGAACCGCCTGGGCAAGAACACCAACGTGTACCTGGGTTCGGCCGAACTGGCCGCGATCTGCTCGCGTCTGGGTCGCATCCCGAGCAAGCAGGAATACATGGCAGATATCGGCGTCATCAACGCCAATGGCGACAAGATTTACCGCTACATGAACTTCGATCAGATCGCTGATTTCAAGCAAGTGGCGGATACGGTCGAGGCTTGA
- the acnA gene encoding aconitate hydratase AcnA, with amino-acid sequence MLDSFATRDTLNVNGSPYQIASLTKLGKQLDIKRLPYSMKILLENLLRHEDGVNVTKKEIEAVAKWDAKAEPDTEISFMPARVVLQDFTGVPCVVDLAAMRDAVVKLGGDAKQINPLAPAELVIDHSVQVDVYGSASALEQNVDIEFQRNQERYSFLRWGQKAFNNFKVVPPRTGIVHQVNLEHLARVVFTHEKNGAAWAYPDTVFGTDSHTTMINGLGVLGWGVGGIEAEAAMLGQPSSMLIPQVVGFKLSGKLSEGVTATDLVLTVTQMLRKLGVVGKFVEFFGDGLKHLPLADRATIANMAPEYGATCGIFPIDQEALNYLHLSGRSKAQIQLVETYAKAQGLWHDEHTPPAEFSTTLELNLAEVKPSLAGPKRPQDRVLLEDVKKSFHASLEGLTASRKADPSHHARFAGEGGGTAVGHDASACAKGPRVQWNGEDFHLEDGSVVIAAITSCTNTSNPAVMLGAGLLAKKAAAKGLKAKPWVKASIGPGSLVVTDYLKKTGLLPELEKTGFYVVGYGCTTCIGNSGPLPQEISKGIAEGDLAVASVLSGNRNFEGRVHPEVKMNYLASPPLVVAYALAGSLDVDLSKDALGTGSDGEPVYLKDIWPSNKEISDLMANAVNPEMFAHNYADVFKGDSRWNAIDSPEGSVYRWTDSTYIKNPPYFDGMTMTTGKIEDIHGARALGVFGDSITTDHISPAGSIKKDSPAGRFLIGKGVEPKDFNSYGSRRGNDDVMVRGTFANIRIKNLMLDGVEGGYTLHVPSGEQMAIYDAAMKYKADNTPLIVIAGKEYGTGSSRDWAAKGTLLLGVKAVIAESFERIHRSNLVGMGVLPLQFKDGENAKSLGLTGKETFEITGLKDGESKEATVVVKGEGGEKTFTVKVLLLTPKEREFFRHGGILQYVLRQLASKKAA; translated from the coding sequence ATGCTGGATTCATTCGCCACCCGCGACACCCTCAACGTCAACGGCAGCCCCTACCAGATCGCCAGCCTGACCAAGCTGGGCAAGCAACTGGATATCAAGCGACTGCCCTATTCGATGAAGATCCTGCTGGAGAACCTGTTGCGCCACGAAGACGGCGTAAACGTCACCAAGAAGGAAATCGAAGCCGTCGCCAAATGGGATGCCAAGGCCGAGCCGGATACTGAAATTTCCTTTATGCCGGCGCGTGTGGTGTTGCAGGATTTTACCGGTGTGCCCTGCGTGGTCGATCTGGCCGCGATGCGCGACGCAGTGGTGAAGCTGGGCGGCGATGCCAAGCAGATCAATCCGCTGGCGCCGGCCGAACTGGTGATCGATCACTCGGTGCAGGTGGATGTGTATGGCTCCGCCTCGGCGCTGGAGCAGAACGTCGACATCGAATTCCAGCGCAATCAGGAACGCTATTCATTCCTGCGCTGGGGCCAAAAAGCCTTCAACAACTTCAAGGTCGTGCCACCGCGCACCGGCATCGTGCATCAGGTAAATCTGGAACATCTGGCACGCGTGGTATTCACCCACGAAAAGAACGGTGCGGCCTGGGCGTATCCGGATACGGTATTCGGCACCGATTCGCACACCACCATGATCAACGGTCTGGGCGTACTGGGCTGGGGCGTGGGCGGCATCGAAGCGGAAGCGGCGATGCTCGGCCAGCCTTCGTCGATGCTGATTCCACAAGTCGTTGGCTTCAAGCTCAGCGGCAAGTTATCCGAAGGCGTGACCGCTACCGATCTGGTGCTTACCGTCACGCAGATGCTGCGCAAGTTGGGCGTGGTGGGCAAATTCGTGGAATTTTTCGGTGACGGCTTGAAGCATTTGCCACTGGCCGACCGCGCGACGATCGCCAATATGGCGCCGGAATATGGCGCAACTTGCGGCATCTTCCCGATCGATCAGGAAGCCTTGAACTACCTGCACCTCTCCGGGCGCAGCAAGGCACAAATTCAACTGGTGGAAACCTATGCCAAGGCACAAGGCCTGTGGCATGACGAACACACACCGCCGGCCGAATTCAGCACCACGCTGGAATTGAACCTGGCCGAGGTAAAACCCTCGCTGGCCGGCCCGAAGCGTCCGCAAGATCGCGTCTTGCTGGAAGACGTCAAAAAGAGCTTCCATGCCAGCCTGGAAGGCCTGACCGCCAGCCGTAAGGCCGACCCCAGTCACCACGCGCGCTTCGCGGGTGAAGGTGGCGGCACCGCGGTCGGCCACGATGCCAGCGCGTGTGCCAAAGGACCGCGTGTGCAATGGAACGGCGAAGATTTCCACCTCGAAGATGGCTCGGTGGTGATCGCCGCCATCACCTCCTGCACCAACACCTCCAACCCTGCGGTCATGCTGGGCGCCGGCTTGTTGGCGAAAAAAGCCGCGGCCAAGGGCCTGAAGGCGAAGCCCTGGGTGAAGGCTTCCATCGGCCCCGGCTCCCTGGTGGTGACCGATTACCTGAAGAAAACCGGCCTGCTGCCCGAACTGGAAAAAACCGGCTTCTATGTGGTGGGCTATGGCTGCACCACCTGCATCGGCAACTCCGGCCCCCTGCCCCAGGAAATCAGCAAGGGCATTGCCGAAGGCGATCTGGCTGTCGCTTCAGTGCTGTCGGGCAACCGTAACTTCGAAGGACGCGTGCATCCGGAAGTAAAGATGAACTACCTGGCCTCACCGCCCTTGGTGGTGGCCTATGCCTTGGCCGGGTCGCTGGATGTGGATCTGTCGAAGGATGCGCTGGGCACTGGCAGCGATGGCGAGCCGGTATATCTGAAAGATATCTGGCCCAGCAACAAGGAGATTTCGGACCTGATGGCGAACGCCGTCAATCCGGAAATGTTCGCCCACAACTATGCCGATGTGTTCAAAGGCGACAGCCGCTGGAACGCTATCGATTCGCCGGAGGGTTCGGTCTATCGCTGGACCGATTCCACCTATATCAAGAACCCGCCGTACTTCGACGGCATGACCATGACGACCGGCAAGATCGAAGATATTCACGGCGCGCGCGCCCTGGGCGTATTCGGCGATTCGATCACCACCGACCATATTTCGCCAGCCGGTTCCATCAAAAAGGACAGCCCCGCCGGCCGCTTCCTGATCGGCAAAGGTGTGGAACCGAAGGACTTCAACTCCTACGGTTCGCGTCGCGGCAACGATGATGTGATGGTGCGCGGCACCTTCGCCAACATCCGCATCAAGAACCTGATGCTGGATGGCGTGGAAGGGGGTTACACCTTGCACGTGCCCAGCGGCGAGCAGATGGCCATTTACGACGCGGCGATGAAATACAAAGCCGACAACACCCCGCTAATCGTGATTGCCGGCAAGGAATATGGCACCGGCTCCTCCCGCGACTGGGCCGCCAAAGGCACCCTGCTGCTAGGCGTAAAAGCCGTCATTGCCGAAAGCTTCGAGCGCATCCATCGCTCCAACCTGGTGGGCATGGGCGTATTGCCGCTGCAATTCAAGGATGGCGAGAACGCAAAGTCGCTGGGGCTCACCGGCAAGGAAACCTTCGAGATCACCGGACTGAAAGACGGCGAGTCGAAGGAAGCCACCGTCGTCGTCAAAGGTGAGGGCGGCGAGAAGACTTTCACGGTGAAAGTGCTGTTGCTCACACCGAAAGAACGCGAATTCTTCCGCCATGGCGGCATTCTGCAATACGTACTGCGTCAACTCGCCAGCAAGAAGGCGGCCTGA